From the Rhodoferax sp. WC2427 genome, one window contains:
- the purF gene encoding amidophosphoribosyltransferase, translated as MCGIVGVVSNAPVNQLIYDALLLLQHRGQDAAGIATQLDRKFFMHKAKGMVRDAFRTRDMRALPGNCGLGQVRYPTAGNAYSEEEAQPFYVNAPFGIVLVHNGNLTNAHALKAELFTTDHRHINTESDSEVLLNVLAHEIEKSTRGLPLSPMDVFAAVRNVHRRIKGSYAVIASIAGHGLLAFRDPFGIRPMCLGRAPGSVMFASESVALEGTMHTLERNLAPGEAVFIDLEGNVHAQQCADAPTLNPCIFEYVYLARPDSVMDGISVYQARLNLGETLAKRVISTVPPQDIDVVIPIPESSRPSAMQLAQLLGLPYREGFVKNRYVGRTFIMPGHEVRKKSVRQKLNAIASEFKGRNVLLVDDSIVRGTTSKEIVQMARDAGARKVYMASAAPPVRFPNVYGIDMPTKDELVAHGRTVEQIRELIGCDALIYQDVDGMKRAIWAATDTSVGSPNMPISGFDASCFDGVYVTGDITTDDIQRMRDNRPVEQESGGDNSRLALPNAEPA; from the coding sequence ATGTGTGGAATCGTTGGAGTTGTCAGCAACGCCCCTGTGAACCAGTTGATCTATGACGCCTTGTTGCTGCTGCAGCACCGGGGCCAGGATGCGGCGGGTATCGCCACCCAGCTGGACCGCAAGTTCTTCATGCACAAGGCCAAGGGCATGGTGCGCGACGCGTTCCGTACCCGCGACATGCGGGCCCTGCCGGGCAACTGCGGTCTGGGCCAGGTGCGCTACCCCACGGCGGGCAATGCCTACAGCGAAGAAGAGGCCCAGCCCTTCTACGTCAACGCGCCCTTCGGCATCGTACTGGTGCACAACGGCAACCTGACCAACGCCCACGCGCTGAAGGCCGAGCTGTTCACCACCGACCACCGCCATATCAACACCGAGAGCGACTCCGAAGTGCTGCTCAACGTGCTGGCCCACGAGATCGAGAAATCCACCCGCGGCCTGCCGCTGTCGCCCATGGATGTGTTTGCCGCCGTGCGCAATGTGCACCGCCGCATCAAGGGTTCGTACGCCGTGATCGCCTCCATCGCGGGCCACGGCCTGCTTGCGTTCCGTGACCCGTTCGGCATCCGCCCCATGTGCCTGGGCCGCGCGCCCGGCTCGGTGATGTTTGCCAGCGAATCGGTGGCCCTGGAAGGCACCATGCACACCCTGGAGCGCAATCTGGCCCCCGGCGAAGCCGTGTTCATCGACCTGGAAGGCAATGTGCACGCCCAGCAGTGTGCCGATGCGCCCACGTTGAACCCCTGCATCTTTGAATATGTGTACCTGGCCCGGCCTGATTCGGTGATGGACGGCATATCGGTGTACCAAGCGCGCTTGAACCTGGGCGAGACCCTGGCCAAGCGGGTGATTTCTACCGTGCCGCCGCAAGACATTGACGTGGTGATCCCCATCCCCGAGTCCAGCCGCCCCAGTGCCATGCAGTTGGCGCAGTTGCTCGGCCTGCCGTACCGCGAAGGTTTTGTGAAAAACCGTTACGTGGGCCGCACCTTCATCATGCCCGGCCACGAAGTACGCAAAAAGTCGGTGCGCCAAAAGCTCAACGCGATTGCCAGCGAATTCAAGGGCCGCAATGTGCTGCTGGTAGACGACTCCATCGTCCGCGGCACCACCTCCAAAGAAATCGTGCAGATGGCCCGCGATGCCGGTGCCCGCAAGGTCTACATGGCCAGCGCCGCGCCGCCGGTGCGCTTCCCCAACGTCTACGGCATCGACATGCCGACCAAGGACGAGCTGGTGGCGCATGGCCGCACCGTAGAGCAGATCCGCGAACTGATCGGCTGCGATGCGCTGATTTACCAGGACGTGGACGGCATGAAGCGCGCCATCTGGGCCGCCACCGACACTTCTGTCGGTTCGCCCAACATGCCCATCAGTGGTTTCGATGCCTCCTGCTTTGATGGCGTGTACGTCACCGGCGACATCACCACCGACGACATCCAGCGCATGCGCGACAACCGCCCGGTGGAGCAAGAGTCGGGTGGCGACAACTCCCGCCTGGCCCTGCCGAACGCCGAACCCGCCTAA
- the gltX gene encoding glutamate--tRNA ligase has product MKTRTRFAPSPTGFIHLGNIRSALYPWAFARATGGDFILRIEDTDVERSTQIAVDVIIEGMQWLGLDYDEGPFYQMQRMDRYKAVLADLVAAGHVYPCYMSVAELDALRDAQMEAKQKPRYDGTWRPADGKTLPPIPAGVQPVLRFKNPQGGSVVWEDKVKGRIEISNDELDDLVIARPDGTPTYNFCVVVDDLDMDITHVIRGDDHVNNTPRQINIFRALGKEPPVYAHLPTVLNEQGEKMSKRNGAKPVTQYAVEGYLPDAMVNYLARLGWSHGDDEIFSREQFLQWFNLDHLGKSAAQFDEAKLRWVNAQHLKAMADDALAALVAVHLQAKGIASDERLPAICGLFKDRCDTTVVLADWAATFYADVTPKAEELAQHVTPAIQPALALLREKLAACAWDKPSIAAAIKEVLAAQGLKMPQLAMPVRVLVMGTAQTPSLDAVLFLSSQEKVLQRLQTS; this is encoded by the coding sequence ATGAAGACCCGTACCCGTTTTGCCCCATCGCCCACCGGTTTCATCCACCTGGGCAACATCCGCTCCGCCCTATACCCCTGGGCATTTGCCCGCGCCACTGGCGGTGATTTCATCCTGCGCATTGAAGACACCGACGTGGAGCGCTCCACCCAGATCGCGGTGGACGTGATTATCGAAGGCATGCAGTGGCTGGGCCTGGACTACGACGAAGGCCCGTTCTACCAAATGCAGCGCATGGACCGCTACAAAGCCGTGCTGGCCGATCTGGTGGCTGCCGGGCATGTGTACCCCTGCTACATGTCGGTGGCCGAGCTCGATGCCCTGCGCGACGCCCAAATGGAAGCCAAGCAAAAGCCGCGCTATGACGGCACCTGGCGGCCCGCAGACGGCAAAACCTTGCCGCCCATTCCCGCAGGCGTGCAGCCCGTGCTGCGCTTCAAGAACCCGCAGGGCGGCTCGGTGGTGTGGGAAGACAAGGTCAAGGGCCGTATCGAAATCAGCAACGACGAGCTGGACGACCTGGTGATCGCCCGCCCCGATGGCACGCCCACCTACAACTTCTGCGTGGTGGTGGATGACCTGGACATGGACATCACCCACGTCATCCGCGGCGACGACCACGTCAACAACACCCCGCGCCAGATCAACATCTTCCGCGCCCTGGGCAAAGAGCCGCCGGTGTACGCCCATCTGCCCACCGTGCTCAACGAGCAGGGCGAGAAGATGAGCAAGCGCAATGGCGCCAAACCCGTCACCCAGTACGCCGTAGAAGGCTATCTGCCCGATGCCATGGTCAATTACCTGGCCCGCCTGGGCTGGAGCCATGGCGACGACGAAATCTTCAGCCGCGAACAATTCCTGCAGTGGTTCAACCTGGACCACCTGGGCAAGAGCGCTGCGCAGTTCGACGAAGCCAAGCTGCGCTGGGTCAACGCCCAGCATCTGAAGGCCATGGCCGACGACGCACTGGCGGCGCTGGTGGCGGTGCATTTGCAGGCCAAGGGCATTGCCAGCGATGAGCGCCTGCCGGCCATCTGTGGCCTGTTCAAAGACCGCTGCGACACCACCGTGGTGCTGGCCGACTGGGCGGCAACGTTCTACGCCGACGTCACGCCCAAAGCCGAAGAGCTGGCCCAGCACGTCACACCGGCCATCCAGCCTGCGCTGGCATTGCTGCGCGAGAAGCTGGCGGCCTGCGCCTGGGACAAGCCCAGCATTGCGGCCGCCATCAAGGAAGTGCTGGCAGCGCAGGGCCTGAAGATGCCCCAATTGGCCATGCCGGTGCGCGTGTTGGTGATGGGCACAGCCCAGACTCCATCGCTGGATGCAGTGCTTTTTTTAAGTTCTCAAGAAAAAGTTTTGCAACGCTTGCAAACATCGTAA